The Malus domestica chromosome 10, GDT2T_hap1 genome contains a region encoding:
- the LOC103425085 gene encoding probable cinnamyl alcohol dehydrogenase 1, which translates to MGNLEAERTTTGWAARDASGTLSPYTYTIRNTGPEDVYIKVLFCGVCHTDTHQAKNQLGMSHYPLVPGHEVVGKVVEAGSDVTKFRVGDVVGVGLVVGCCRNCNPCNTDNEQYCNKKIWTYADVYTDGKPTQGGFSGAMVVDQKFVVKVPEGMVPEQAAPLLCAGVTVYSPLRHFGLNVDGLKGGILGLGGVGHMGVKIAKAMGHHVTVISSSEKKREEALEHIGADEYLISSDATKMQEAADSLDYIIDTVPVGHPLEPYLSLLKLDGKLILMGAINTPLQFLSPMVMLGRKTITGSFVGSMKETEEVLQFCKERGLTTMIEVVKMDYINTAFERLEKNDVRYRFVVDVAGSNL; encoded by the exons atggGCAACCTAGAAGCGGAGAGAACAACCACAGGATGGGCTGCAAGAGACGCATCTGGCACTCTCTCACCCTATACCTACACTATTAG AAACACAGGCCCAGAAGATGTTTACATCAAAGTCCTATTCTGTGGAGTTTGCCACACTGATACGCACCAGGCAAAAAATCAACTTGGCATGTCACACTATCCCCTGGTTCCTGG GCATGAAGTGGTTGGTAAGGTGGTGGAGGCTGGATCAGATGTGACCAAGTTCAGAGTAGGAGATGTGGTAGGAGTTGGCCTCGTTGTTGGTTGCTGCAGAAACTGCAACCCTTGCAACACAGACAATGAGCAATACTGCAACAAGAAAATCTGGACATACGCTGACGTTTACACCGATGGCAAACCCACCCAAGGCGGCTTTTCCGGTGCTATGGTGGTTGACCAAAA gtTTGTGGTGAAGGTACCGGAGGGCATGGTGCCAGAACAGGCGGCGCCGCTGCTTTGCGCGGGGGTGACGGTGTACAGCCCACTGAGGCACTTTGGCCTGAATGTGGATGGGTTAAAAGGAGGAATACTTGGACTTGGAGGTGTAGGACACATGGGAGTGAAGATAGCCAAGGCCATGGGGCACCATGTGACTGTGATAAGCTCTtcagaaaagaagagagaggaggCTTTGGAGCATATTGGGGCCGACGAGTACTTGATCAGCTCAGATGCCACAAAAATGCAGGAGGCTGCTGACTCCTTGGATTACATCATTGACACAGTGCCCGTCGGCCACCCACTCGAGCCGTACCTCTCTTTGTTGAAACTTGACGGCAAATTGATCTTGATGGGTGCTATTAACACCCCATTACAATTTCTTTCCCCAATGGTCATGCTTG GGAGGAAGACGATCACAGGGAGCTTTGTTGGGAGCATGAAGGAAACAGAGGAGGTGCTTCAGTTCTGCAAAGAGAGAGGATTGACAACTATGATCGAAGTGGTTAAGATGGACTACATCAACACAGCTTTCGAGAGGTTGGAGAAAAACGACGTCAGGTACAGGTTCGTCGTCGATGTGGCCGGTAGCAATCTTTGA
- the LOC103424487 gene encoding probable cinnamyl alcohol dehydrogenase gives MGNLEVERTTTAWAARDASGILSPYTCTLRNTGPEDVYIKVLFCGVCHTDTHLAKNQLGMSHYPLVPGHEVVGKVVEAGSDVTKFRVGDVVGVGLVVGCCRNCNPCNTDNEQYCNKKIWTYADVCTYGKPTKGGFSGAMVVDQK, from the exons ATGGGCAACCTAGAAGTGGAGAGAACAACAACAGCATGGGCTGCAAGAGACGCATCTGGCATTCTCTCACCCTACACCTGCACTCTTAG AAACACAGGCCCAGAAGATGTTTACATCAAAGTCCTATTCTGTGGAGTTTGCCACACCGATACGCACCTGGCAAAAAATCAACTTGGCATGTCACACTATCCCCTGGTTCCTGG GCATGAAGTGGTTGGTAAGGTGGTCGAGGCTGGATCAGATGTGACCAAGTTCAGAGTAGGAGATGTGGTAGGAGTTGGCCTCGTTGTTGGTTGCTGCAGAAACTGCAACCCTTGCAACACAGATAATGAGCAATACTGCAACAAGAAAATCTGGACGTACGCTGACGTTTGCACCTATGGCAAACCCACCAAAGGCGGCTTTTCCGGTGCAATGGTGGTTGACCAAAAGTAA